In Daphnia pulex isolate KAP4 chromosome 7, ASM2113471v1, one genomic interval encodes:
- the LOC124197339 gene encoding uncharacterized protein LOC124197339, which yields METFVCSVPTDLQHSDVETNILINDSPKIITNLEIIYISTMASLLEGINNLAIVPDKDTALLNNHRKRRNSDSEPFPFDGPESCTLSETELDQILGLFQKFTKVDKNFCNVQNVERPKQIGPATSDAAPSKSTDSKVTPVVNPVKTTVKSPASSSKTVASRPASTNSTKTAISNPTSNSKLISSASKPTVNSTKVATSPKTGVKSTGVVSPTKSATNSTKPKISSIKSAANVVQLAVGSSTKSTARNSTKPIVNPNKNSTETAAANSSAPLLTRRKRSLPTKSGGGCNKLIESIQLSTSSVRSAYCDLSNTEELDPRFNEKKAAYETEVAQLREKLDNKDLQIEQKYKTKIEQLNQDFQKLEKNMRDTLEKLESVDNLYRRAQAKVVIASLKSGDIKEALEEFEKIESLNNTIILITIALQDEFRIPIENVINFARGMKELEAVVHGTIHIFYELEKKQGFIEKKVVSPLKETVEGIMKQLVEREQKGNLASNIDRATVGQLVLLFNKLDYLLVSPFKYN from the exons ATGGAAACATTTGTTTGCTCCGTACCCACCGATCTCCAACATTCGG ATGTTGAGACGAATATCCTTATTAATGACTCTCCAAAGATTatcacaaatttggaaataaTTTACATCAGTACCATGGCGAGTCTTTTGGAAGGGATCAACAATTTGGCCATAGTGCCAGATAAGGATACAGCTTTATTGAATAATCACAGGAAGCGACGCAACAGTGATAGCGAACCATTTCCGTTTGACGGTCCCGAAAGTTGCACGCTATCGGAAACCGAACTCGATCAGATTCTTGGTCTCTTTCAAAAGTTCACAAAAGTGGACAAGAATTTTTGCAACGTGCAAAATGTTGAACGCCCAAAACAAATTGGACCTGCGACGTCAGACGCAGCTCCTTCAAAATCGACCGATAGTAAGGTTACACCCGTTGTTAATCCGGTAAAAACAACCGTGAAATCACCAGCGAGTTCGTCAAAAACGGTGGCTAGTCGTCCGGCATCCACTAATTCGACGAAGACAGCAATAAGTAACCCGACAAGCAATTCGAAATTGATCAGCAGCGCGTCCAAGCCAACCGTAAATTCGACAAAAGTGGCCACTAGTCCAAAGACCGGCGTTAAATCAACTGGGGTGGTCAGTCCGACAAAGTCAGCGACTAActcaacaaaaccaaaaatcagTTCCATTAAATCGGCGGCTAATGTGGTCCAATTGGCCGTTGGAAGTTCCACGAAATCCACAGCACGTAATTCAACGAAACCGATAGTTAATCCGAATAAAAATTCGACCGAAACAGCCGCCGCTAACTCGTCGGCACCTTTGTTAACCAGAAGAAAACGGTCACTGCCAACCAAATCGGGAGGAGGATGCAATAAGCTTATTGAATCAATCCAGTTAAGCACAAGCAGTGTCAGGAGCGCCTACTGTGATCTGTCAAATACCGAGGAGTTAGATCCTCGTTTCAACGAGAAGAAAGCAGCTTACGAGACCGAGGTTGCCCAACTGAGGGAGAAACTGGACAACAAAGACCTGCAAATCGAGCAGAAGTACAAAACCAAGATTGAACAATTGAATCAAGATTTTCAAAAGCTGGAAAAGAACATGCGGGACACTTTGGAGAAATTAGAATCCGTTGACAACTTATACAGGAGAGCCCAAGCAAAAGTCGTAATTGCAAGTTTGAAATCCGGTGATATCAAAGAAGCTTTGgaagagtttgaaaaaatagagtcgCTAAACAATACGATAATACTTATCACGATTGCTCTCCAAGACGAATTTCGGATTCCAATCGAAAACGTCATCAACTTTGCTCGGGGAATGAAAGAGCTCGAAGCCGTGGTTCACGGCACAATACATATTTTCTACgaattggaaaagaaacaaggttTTATTGAGAAAAAAGTAGTTTCCCCATTAAA